The DNA sequence CGCAAACGCTGGCGGAGCAAGGTGTCGTCCTGGCCATGCGCTTTGTAGGACCAACTGGCTCGTTGCAAGCCGATAACCCGGCAGGCCCGCCGGGCTGAGATGCGGTAAGCGTCGATTAAGTGTTGAGCCGCATGCCGACGCTGCACGGGCTTCAGAAGGTTGTTTAAGCACATCTTGGAGCAGCTGCTTGTCCAAGCTCAGGTCAGCCACGAGCTGTTTAAGCGGCTAATTTTCCTCTTCTAACTGCTTGATCCGACGCAGCTCAGGTACACCCAGGCCGCCATACTTCTTCTTCCAATTGTAGTAGGTGGCCTCGCTGATGCCCATCTTCCGGCACACCTCCGCGACGGTCACACCGGTGTCGGCCTGGCGCAGCGCGAACACGATTTGAGCCTCGGTAAACTTGGTCTTTTTCAGGACAATTGTCTGGATTTTAAGGTACGACAAGTGCCTGATTGCTCTACTTTAGCTTGGTCTAGTTTTATGGAAGAAGGTCAGGTGATTTACCTAGCGACGTATTTTGGGCGGTGGTCTATTAGCGAGTGAGGTTGTAAATTAGCGCATGGTTTATACGCAACACTTATGTGCCCGCTGTGGTAGTGAACACATCCGCCGCAATGGCACGCAGGGTGGTCAGCCTAAATACCAGTGCAAGGCGTGCGGGTATCAGGCACGGTTTATACCAGCGGCCGTGGCCAAGGCGGCACAGTATGCGCAGGTGGAAGCCTTGCTCACCGAGCGTAACTCCCAACGTAGCATCGTGCGCGCCACCGGCGTGGCACGGATGACCATCGCCAAGCTGATAAAAAAAAGCGGCCTTGGACTCGCCCCGGCTGCCGCGTCGCCGGACGAAAAAGGCCCAACGCCGGAAACCTGAAGCCCTCGAACTTGACGAAATGTGGACCTTCGTGGGCCGGCGCACGTGCAAAGTCTGGTTGTGGCTGGCCGTTGAACGGGCCTCGCGCCGCATCGTGGCC is a window from the Hymenobacter nivis genome containing:
- a CDS encoding IS1 family transposase; the encoded protein is MVYTQHLCARCGSEHIRRNGTQGGQPKYQCKACGYQARFIPAAVAKAAQYAQVEALLTERNSQRSIVRATGVARMTIAKLIKKSGLGLAPAAASPDEKGPTPET